From a single Silene latifolia isolate original U9 population chromosome 6, ASM4854445v1, whole genome shotgun sequence genomic region:
- the LOC141586304 gene encoding uncharacterized protein LOC141586304 encodes MGTPLKTVVVAVDGSDESMNALKWALDNVTFLSSDDGGSFIILHAQSPPSIASGINPGSIPFGGPSVEVPAFMAAIEDHQKRITNAILQQALKICAEKNVKVKTLVVVGKPKEKICEVVDEVHADLLVMGNRSFGPIKRMFLGSVSKHCSHHASCPVVIVKPESEPVLPASDDL; translated from the exons atGGGTACACCGTTGAAAACCGTGGTGGTTGCAGTAGACGGAAGTGATGAAAGCATGAACGCTTTAAAGTGGGCCCTTGATAACGTCACTTTCTTATCATCTGATGATGGTGGTTCGTTTATTATTCTACACGCTCAATCTCCGCCGTCAATCGCCTCGGGTATCAACCCGGGTTCAATCCCTTTTGGTGGTCCCA GTGTGGAAGTGCCAGCGTTTATGGCAGCAATAGAAGATCATCAGAAACGTATTACTAATGCTATTCTTCAACAGGCTTTAAAAATTTGCGCTGAAAAAAAT GTTAAAGTTAAAACACTTGTAGTAGTTGGGAAACCAAAGGAGAAGATATGTGAAGTTGTTGATGAAGTGCATGCTGATTTGCTTGTCATGGGAAATCGCTCTTTCGGACCTATCAAGAG AATGTTTTTGGGGAGCGTGAGCAAGCATTGCAGCCATCACGCGTCTTGCCCAGTTGTTATAGTCAAACCCGAATCTGAACCAGTTTTACCAG